In Nicotiana tabacum cultivar K326 chromosome 10, ASM71507v2, whole genome shotgun sequence, the DNA window TTTGTTTAAGCCCATAAATTGACTTTCTTAATTTACACACCTTGGCTCTAGACTCCCCCTTGGTGCCAAACCCCTGAGAAAGATGCATGTATACTTCTTCAAAGAGATCCCCCTGCAAGAATGCATTATGGACATCCATCTGATAGATATGCCAATGTTCTGAAGCAGCTGTAGCTATAACTGATCTGACAGTCACCATTTTAGCTACAGGAGAAAAATTCTCCTTGTAGTCTAGACATTCCTTTTGGCTAAAGCCTTTGGCCACAAGCCTAGCCTTGAAACTTTCCACCTCCCCATTGGTTTTATATTTGACTTTGTATACCCACTTACAACCTATAGGGGTTTTACCTTTAGGCAAATCAACTATATCCCAAGTCTTGTTATCTTCCAAAGCTTGAATCTCCTGCTACATAGCATTGACCCATTTTGCATCTTTGGCTGCCTCATAGTAGTGCTTGGGCTCAACAATGACTGATTGTGCAGTAAGACATTTTGCATATGAATGGGATAACCCATAATAGCTTAGATAATTGGACATAGGATATGCACAAGAACTTGTCACATAATCCTGCATCTATTTGGGAGGTCCAGTTGTTCTTTGGGATTTTCTGACTGCAATTGGTTGAACAACTTCTACATGTGAAGAAGGCTCAACATCATGTGGTACAGGGCTGTCAGGTTGTGCTTCAGGTGAATCAGCATCATCAAATGCAAAGTCATTGGTAGGAGTAGTATGCTACTGAACATCATCAGAAAAAAGTGAGACTAAATGCTAATCTATTAATTCAAAGGATAGAAATAAGGGATTAGGCATCATCTTCATTTGTTTAAAAGGGAACACTTGCTCCTTAAACACCATATCTCTACTGATTAGGAACTGTCTGGATTGCAAGTCATACAGTTTATAGCCCTTCTTTGTTGGTGAGTATCCCATAAACATTGCTGATAATGCTCTGGCAGAAAATTTGTCATGTTTTCTTACATTTACAGCATAACATAAGCACCCAAACACCCCAAGGTGATCTAATGATGGTGCAGTGTTAGAGAATACTTTATAGAGGGACTTTCCTTTCAAGGATGTGGAAGGCAATCTATTTCTTATGTGTACTGCTATAAGAACATACTCACCCCAAAATCTTAAAGGTGCTGCAGATTGAAATCTCAAAGCTCTAGCTGTTTCAAGGAAGTATCTGTGTCTTCTTTCCACTATGTCATTCTGTTGCGGAGTATAAAGACATGTAGTTTGATGTACAATTTCTAATGTCTCAACTAGATGCTTCATATTTGAATTAACAAATTTAGAACCATTATCTGTTCTTAGGATCTTAACAGAACAATCAAACTGAGTACTGATCATAGAAAACAATCTTTTCATTAACCAACAAGTCTTATCTTTAGTATTCATCAGGAAAAGCAAAGTTATTCTAGAGAAATCATCCACCACTGTAAGAAAAAATCTCTTGCTATCATAAGTGGGTACTCTGAAAGGTCCCCATACATCAGCATACAAAAGATCAAACGGTGCCTTAGCTCTACTAGTACTAACTGGAAATGGTAATCGAGTTTGCCTAACTAATAGACATATATGACACATTGCACAATCACGGCTCCTGTTACTAGTGTGAAGATTTTTGAACTTATCAATCCTCTTAAGTGTCTCCATAGGTAGGTGGCCAAGTCTCTGGTGCCATATCTCCAGTTTTATTGAATCTTGACTAACTGACATAGAAGTAGGCATGATTGTGGTATGTACAGTTGGTGTAGTGAGCTTCCTCATGAATATGCAATCTTTGAGTATGTACAGTCCATTTGTGTCATTACCAATCCCTAACACCTTCCCAGTGTAAAGATCCTGAAATACACATATATCAGGAAAGAAGGCTACCAAACATTGCAGCTCTTTTGTCAATTTTGAAACTGACAGTAGGTTACACTTAAAATTTGGAACATGAAGAACATCACTAATCTGTTGGTTCTTGAATATACTAGTTGATCCACTATGTGTAATTGCATCCACATCTCCATTTGGTAAATGAACTGAGTTGGGTTTTAGGAATAAGGTAGGATTATCTAATGCTTCTAGCTTTGAAACTATATGGTTAGAGGCACCACTATCTACAATCCAAACATCTTGATCCAGGTTAGACATTAAGGACATTATAATACCTGAATCCATTCCTGTTGCATTAGCTGCTACTTCAGTCTCCTTGCCTTTAAGCAGTTGTAGAATCTGCTGATATTGTTTTGGAGTGAATGTGGGAGCCATAGGTGTAGAACCAGTTAATGTTGCTGGAATATCTTCAGCTGCAAAATTAGTTGTTGCCCAGGAATTGTACTTCTTCCTGAACTTGTTATCTTTTGAATATCCTACTGCCCTGTAGCAACTTTCTTTAGTGTGGCCTTTCATGTGGCATACAACACACTGAAGATTGTAATTTTTCTTTGGCCTCTACTAATTCCCAGACCTATTCGTCATCAGTGCTGCCATCTTACCCCCATAAATAGTGGTAAAGGTGTTGGACATTGTCCTCTGACTCTCACGCTCCATTAACATAGAATAAGCTTTGTTCACAGATGGAGTAGAATCATTATCAAGAGCTAGCTGCGTGCTTGTTCATAAGACTCATTTAGTCCCATTAGGAATTGTAGAAGCTTTTGACACTCCATGAATTGAACAAAGTCACGTGAGTTAGCAGCATCATGACCAGGAATTGGTGCCAAACTATCAAATTTTGCCCAAAGCACTCtcaattttgagaaataagtcGAAATAAAACTGGTGCCCTGGAATGCAGTAGCAATTTCTCTGTGCATCTGAAATATCCTAGAGCAATCAACCTTATCAAATTGCTCCTTCAAATCGTCCCATACTTCATTAGCATTTGACAAATATACCATCCCACTCAACAATTCCGGAGAAACACAGTTCATCAACCAAGACAATATAATCGCATTACAACGTTCCCAGAGATCTACGAGATTTGTACTATAGTTCTCCCTTTTGCATGTGTCGTCAATGAACCCTAGCTTATTTCGACCTAGGATTGCAATTCTCATTGCCCGGCTCCACAAAGAGTAGTTTTCGGGTCCTCGTAATTGCAACAAAATCAACACAGCTCCTGAATTATCATTTGAATTCAGGAAAAGTGGATGGTTGTGACCTAATTTCTCTAGTTCAGTGTTATCgacagttgccattgttgatctTCCAAATTAACTCGAAGAAGACTAAAATGGACGAAATTGAAAACGATAAGACCATACTAATGGTCgtgtggctctgataccatataaAAATCAGCTATCCATGAAGTTCAGTCATGGATTCTTAGGTGATTGAAGTTAATCTGGTGAGTTTGAGTAGGTCGGTGAAACAGATGAAGAAGGTGGAGAGAGAATATTCCCAGAGATTCTATTTCATCAATCATATTGCATATGtctgtatatatgtatatgactGAAAACTAACTAACTCTACTACTAACTATGGTTAACTAACTCTACTACTAACCACAGTAAACTTAAGTTACAATTAGTACAACTAACTAACTATCACTATAACTTACTAAGTGATATTGCTTGGCTCAATAGATGGGTAAGTAAAACTTATACTATTTTTAAACTTTTGAATGTACTTTTAGATATGTTAAAATTAaggaatatttatttataattaaaacttttgaaactttaaggtgtttattaattatatatattaattttaaCGCAGGTTTTTTCCATCCTTTCAGTCTACACATTTGGTTGTGGATTCTAGGAAGTCATTCTATCATGAGCCCTGAAATTCTTGGAGACAGATACTGTACAACATCAGAGAGAAAATGTGAAATCAATTTAgggtaaaaaataattaaatttactTACAATTATTGTCTTCATCCAATGTTACTTTTTTATATTGTAGACAAAGTGTACATCGCATACTCAACATCAAAATGAAACAAGTGTTATTTTCGAGAAGAAGGCTGCTAAGCGGATTAAAGATACTTTGTTCGCTGCTTGGAATGCTGGTAAAATACCGGAGTAGTTAAGAGAAGATGTTTGGAATAAACTTGTTGAGAAATGGAATATCGATGAATGAAAGAAGAAGAGTGAACAAGCAAACGCAAACCACACCTCCAGTAAAGATggtgtcacgcctcctttttcacCTATATTCCCGCAaaggcgtaaaggagtttttcaatttaaaggacaatcggaacgggatttattattatttattcaaagtcgccacttgggagattagtggtgtcccaagtcaccggttgaatcccgaaccgaggaacaTATGACTCTATTAACAACccgcgaaccaaaaatctgagtaaggaattctgttaacccgggagaaggtgttaggtattcctgggttccgtggttctagcacggtcgctgaACTGTcgtatttggcttatttatctgatttaaatacattttgaacctatgtgacaattttaactttcaaccgcttttactcaatttttaaaagaaagttgaatgtcgtctaaaacatgtctttatattgcgtcacatgaaatgcacccgcaatcctgaacacattttattcaatattttgggatttgatttgggtcacatg includes these proteins:
- the LOC142165467 gene encoding uncharacterized protein LOC142165467, with protein sequence MATVDNTELEKLGHNHPLFLNSNDNSGAVLILLQLRGPENYSLWSRAMRIAILGRNKLGFIDDTCKRENYSTNLVDLWERCNAIILSWLMNCVSPELLSGMVYLSNANEVWDDLKEQFDKVDCSRIFQMHREIATAFQGTSFISTYFSKLRVLWAKFDSLAPIPGHDAANSRDFVQFMECQKLLQFLMGLNESYEQARS